One genomic segment of Leptospira kirschneri serovar Cynopteri str. 3522 CT includes these proteins:
- a CDS encoding M23 family metallopeptidase, with the protein MISPAKYDLKLTHSERLQVKILKFKNRLRKFKESGSKKISFLLVPHNHENVITIELNVFMAWFLGILLGLILILAFLFLSYLNFFYRPDQDLFQKSDENVSQYLYYDMLLQDAKKEIRGLERKTEQLNLVAWDEVPWKRILTYEVIPEFHLKKEIPDSETNLELYKNTVEGFAVQNIELFRIRQAFENAFDYLEERESILYALPRGRPLKPGVGFVSSTFGGRVDPFGLVTLGEHHSGVDFASAEGTPIYATAPGVVVESGQSSGGLGRNIKINHLNGIFTVYGHCSQILVEKNQIVKRGDLIGLVGSTGKATGPHVHYEVHIGQDPPLDPAEFINIE; encoded by the coding sequence ATGATAAGTCCGGCAAAGTATGATCTCAAATTGACCCATTCCGAGCGTCTGCAAGTCAAAATTCTCAAATTCAAAAACAGACTTCGAAAATTCAAAGAATCTGGTTCTAAGAAGATCTCTTTTTTACTCGTTCCTCACAATCATGAAAACGTGATCACCATCGAACTTAACGTTTTTATGGCTTGGTTCCTCGGAATTCTTTTAGGGCTCATTCTAATCTTAGCGTTTCTATTTCTCTCTTATTTGAACTTTTTCTACCGTCCCGATCAAGACTTGTTTCAAAAAAGTGACGAGAACGTCAGTCAATATCTTTACTACGATATGCTCCTTCAAGACGCTAAAAAGGAAATTCGTGGTTTAGAAAGAAAAACCGAACAACTCAACCTTGTGGCTTGGGACGAAGTTCCTTGGAAACGGATTCTGACGTATGAAGTCATCCCGGAGTTTCATCTTAAAAAAGAAATCCCGGATTCGGAAACCAATCTAGAACTTTATAAGAATACAGTAGAAGGTTTTGCGGTTCAGAATATTGAACTATTTCGGATTCGTCAGGCGTTTGAAAACGCATTCGATTATCTCGAAGAAAGAGAATCGATTCTATACGCTCTTCCGAGAGGTCGTCCTCTCAAACCTGGGGTCGGTTTCGTATCTTCTACGTTTGGCGGTAGAGTGGATCCTTTTGGTTTAGTCACATTAGGAGAACATCACTCCGGGGTAGATTTTGCTTCTGCGGAAGGAACTCCTATTTATGCGACCGCACCCGGAGTCGTTGTAGAGTCCGGTCAATCTTCAGGCGGTTTAGGTAGGAATATTAAAATCAATCACTTGAATGGTATTTTTACGGTTTATGGACATTGTTCCCAAATTCTCGTAGAAAAAAATCAGATCGTCAAACGCGGAGATCTGATCGGTCTAGTTGGCTCTACCGGCAAGGCCACAGGTCCACACGTTCATTACGAAGTTCATATCGGTCAAGATCCTCCTTTAGATCCGGCCGAATTTATCAATATAGAATAA